The sequence GACTACAAGGTGTCGCCGTTCGAGGTCGAGAGCGTCCTGCTCGAGCACCCGGCCGTCGCCGAGTCGGCCGTGGTGCCGGCTCCCGACGACGTCAGGCTCAACGTCGTCAAGGCGTACGTCACCCTCGCCGCCGGCTGGGAGCCCACAGCCGAGACCGCCCTGGCCGTGCTCTCCCACGCGCGGACCGGCCTCCCCGCCTACGAGCGCGTGCGGCGCATCGAGTTCGGACCGCTGCCGAAGACGATCTCGGGCAAGATCCGCCGGGTCGAGCTCCGCGAGCGCGAGGCGCAGGCCGCCCTGCCCGGGAGCGAGCCGCTGACCGGCGAGTGGCGCGACGGCGACTTCGCCGAGCTGTCGAGCGGGACACGCAGGATCACGCCCCGGCCCTGACGGATCGACGCCGCCGGCGCGCTAGGGTCGGGTCCATGAACGACGTCGTCACCGCGGGTCTGATCGAGGCTGGGCTGATCGCTGCGGAGGCGTCGCTCGACCACCTGTCCGACCAGTCGACCTGGGCCGAGGGCCCGTGCTGGATCCCCGAGTCGCAGAGGCTCCGCTGGAGCGACATCATCGGGAACCGCGTGATGGAGTGGTCGTGGGAGACCGGCGAGACCGTCGTGCAGCTCGCCGGAGCGGAACACGCGAACGGCCGGATCCTCGACCGGAACGGCGACGTCGTCCAGTGCTCGCACGGCAGGCGCCGCGTCGAGAGGGTCCGAGGCGACGAGATCACCTCGATCGTGTCCGACTGGCAGGGCGTGCGGCTCAACTCCCCGAACGACCTCGTGGTGACACGAGACGGGGCCGTCTGGTTCACCGACCCCGACTACGGCCTCACCTCGCCCGGGGAGGGGCACCCCGGAGACCTCGAGTACGACGACCACTGGGTGTTCCGCATCGACGAGGCGACCGGCGACTACCGCCCGGTGATCCTGGATGCCGACCGGCCGAACGGGCTGGTGTTCTCGCCCGACGAGTCGATCCTGTACATCGCCGACTCCGGCACGGCCGACATCCGCGCCTACGACGTCGTGAACGGTCACCGCTGCAAGGACTCCCGCATCTTCGCGAAGATCGAGAGCGGCGTCCCCGACGGGATGCGCGTCGACGAGCACGGCAACCTGTGGTCGACGCACCGTCACGGTGTGATCGTCTTCGCCCCCGATGCGACCGAGATCGGCAGGATCGCGATCCCCGAGGTGACGGCCAACCTCTGCTGGGGCGGACCGACCGGCCAGACCCTCTTCTTCACGGCCACGACCGGGCTCTACCGGCTGGAGACGCTGACGCGCGACGCGCACCTTCGACGCTGACGCGCTCCGCGCACCTAGGCTCGCGACACGACGAAGCGCCCGCCACCTCGGGGTGACGGGCGCTTCGGCTGGACCGGGACGACCTAGAAGACGAGCAGGCCGTCGGTCTTCGTGGTCGCGGCCGTGTAGCGGGCCTGGACGTTCTCCCACGACACGATGTTCCAGAACGCCTTGACGTAGTCGGCGCGGACGTTCTTGTAGTCGAGGTAGTAGGCGTGCTCCCAGACGTCGAGCATCAGCAGCGGCACGAGGCCGAGCGGCACGTTGCCCTGCTGGTCGAACAGCTGGAAGATCGCGAGCTTCTTGCCGATCGAGTCGTAGGCGAGGACGGCCCAGCCGGAGCCCTGGACGCCGAGCGCGGTGGCGGTGAAGTGGGCGGTGAACTTGTCGAACGAGCCGAACTGGTCGTCGATCGCCGCGGCGAGGTCGCCGGTGGGCTTGTCGCCGCCCTCGGGCGACAGGTTGGTCCAGAAGATCGAGTGGTTGACGTGGCCGCCGAGGTTGAAGGCGAGGTCTTTCTCGAGCTTGTTGACGTTGGCGAGGTTGCCCGAGTCGCGGGCCTCCTGCAGCTGCGCGAGGGCGGTGTTCGCTCCCGTGACGTAGGTCTGGTGGTGCTTGGAGTGGTGCAGCTCCATGATCGTCCCGGAGATGCTCGGCGCGAGGGCCGAGTAGTCGTAGGCGAGGTCCGGAAGAGTGTATTCAGCCACGTTCGTCACTTTCGTTAGAGGAAGCAGTGTCTCGAGGGTTCCGTGAGGTGCGGAGCCGACCCCAAGCCTAGGATCCCAGGCCCACCTCGGGTCAAGCTCGCTCCCAGGAAGGCCCTCGCGGGGCGTCATACTCTGCACGGACGACCCCCGAGAGAAGAGAGATCCATGTCCGTCGTCAAGATCAACGCCATCCACGTCCCCGAGGGCCAGGGGGCCGAGCTCGAGAAGCGGTTCGCCGCTCGCAAGCACTCCGTCGACGGCTCCAAGGGCTTCGAGGGGTTCCAGCTGCTGCGTCCGGTCAAGGGCGACGACCGCTACTTCGTCGTGACGACGTGGGACTCCGAGGAGAGCTTCCAGGAGTGGTCCGCGAACGGCGCCGAGGCTGCTCACGCTGCCCCTGCGGGTGGCGGACACGGCGGCGGAGCATCCGGCGGCCAGTCCGCGGGCGAGGGCGCCCGTCGCCCGGTCGCGACCGGCGCCGACCTCCTCGAGTTCGAGGTCGTCGAGCTCTGAGTCGGAGCCGCTCCGGGGCCCGCCGGTCGCGCTACTGTGAACCCGTGAGCGACCGCGCGGAATTCCTGGGGGCCCTCCGAGACCTCTCGACCCGGAGGCCGGGTTCCACCGACCTCTGCGGCGCGTTCCTCCGGGTCCTGCCGGTCACAGGAGCCTCGGTCTCGACCCTCGGCGACCCGATCGGCACCGCCACCGTGTGCGCGAGCGACGCCCGGTCGGCGCGGCTCGACGAGATCCAGATGGACCTCGGCGAGGGGCCCTGCTGGGACGCCCTCTCGACCCGCTCCCCCGTCCTCGAGCACGAGCTCCAGCGCTCCACGCACGAGCGGTGGCCGGTGGCGTCGTCCGCTCTCCGCGAGACCGGCATCGCCGCCGTCTTCGCATTCCCGCTCGCCTACGGCCGGCTCGGACTCGGAGCCGTCGACCTGTACTCCGACGATCCCGTGCCGCTCAGCCCCGACGACGTCGACGACGCGTCGGCTCTGGCGGGGGTCGCGGCCCGGCACGTCCTGCACGACGCCCTGCGGTCTCTCGATCCTGCGCCCGAAGACGACGTCGACGCGTTCTCGCGGCGCGAGGTGCACCAGGCGACCGGCATGGTCTCGGCGCAGCTCGACATCGGCGTCGACGACGCCCTGCTCGTGCTCCGCGGCCACGCGTTCGCCACGTCGACGCCCCTCCGCGAGGTCGCGGCCGACGTCGTGGCCCGTCGACTGGACTTCAGCGAGTGACCGAGAGCGACAGAGACGGGGACGACGGCGTGACCAGGACGACGAGAGAGACGAGACTCCTCGAGACCTTCGTCAC is a genomic window of Frondihabitans peucedani containing:
- a CDS encoding SMP-30/gluconolactonase/LRE family protein, producing MNDVVTAGLIEAGLIAAEASLDHLSDQSTWAEGPCWIPESQRLRWSDIIGNRVMEWSWETGETVVQLAGAEHANGRILDRNGDVVQCSHGRRRVERVRGDEITSIVSDWQGVRLNSPNDLVVTRDGAVWFTDPDYGLTSPGEGHPGDLEYDDHWVFRIDEATGDYRPVILDADRPNGLVFSPDESILYIADSGTADIRAYDVVNGHRCKDSRIFAKIESGVPDGMRVDEHGNLWSTHRHGVIVFAPDATEIGRIAIPEVTANLCWGGPTGQTLFFTATTGLYRLETLTRDAHLRR
- a CDS encoding superoxide dismutase; its protein translation is MAEYTLPDLAYDYSALAPSISGTIMELHHSKHHQTYVTGANTALAQLQEARDSGNLANVNKLEKDLAFNLGGHVNHSIFWTNLSPEGGDKPTGDLAAAIDDQFGSFDKFTAHFTATALGVQGSGWAVLAYDSIGKKLAIFQLFDQQGNVPLGLVPLLMLDVWEHAYYLDYKNVRADYVKAFWNIVSWENVQARYTAATTKTDGLLVF
- a CDS encoding antibiotic biosynthesis monooxygenase, with the translated sequence MSVVKINAIHVPEGQGAELEKRFAARKHSVDGSKGFEGFQLLRPVKGDDRYFVVTTWDSEESFQEWSANGAEAAHAAPAGGGHGGGASGGQSAGEGARRPVATGADLLEFEVVEL
- a CDS encoding GAF and ANTAR domain-containing protein, which encodes MSDRAEFLGALRDLSTRRPGSTDLCGAFLRVLPVTGASVSTLGDPIGTATVCASDARSARLDEIQMDLGEGPCWDALSTRSPVLEHELQRSTHERWPVASSALRETGIAAVFAFPLAYGRLGLGAVDLYSDDPVPLSPDDVDDASALAGVAARHVLHDALRSLDPAPEDDVDAFSRREVHQATGMVSAQLDIGVDDALLVLRGHAFATSTPLREVAADVVARRLDFSE